CAATGCTGGCATGAGTGAATGAATTGCTCTGGTGGTCGGAATAGCGTGAAGATGCAGTAGTCTGGATTAGTAGCAAAAAAACGAGCAGAGCAATTCGGGCGTAACTACTCTCCAGCGGCTAGGTATGATCTGTTGCTCAAGATTCTACTAGATCTGGGGCACTTCCAGGACTGTTTCCAATAGGCCCAGGCCAGCTAGAATGGCAATAATCAAGAAAAGCCAAATGAATAGGTTTCTTCCATCATTCACGGCAAGCTCATCAATTTGGAGGATTTGTTAATCTTAGGGAAGTCTCTGTAGAGACCTCCCAACGAAGATTCACAGTGAAGTGCGGGAAGTAAAAAGATGAGAAAACTTCCCGCATTTGGAGCTCACGAACCAGTTTTGTGAGAGGATCAGTGAGCAAGAGACTCTTTGAACAGCTTGGCCACTGTATTCAGAGTGTATCGCTTGGAGCCTCAGAAAACGATTTATAGGGTTGCTAATTCTAAGTTTCAAGTAATGTTTGAATATATACACTCTATGGTAGAATGCAGAGAATAACTGGTGTGTTCAACGTAATTTGATCATTTTCAACAGCAATATCGTTTCACATCAGCATTCCCGGCGAAGCTTCGCGAAAGACTGACTCGGCACGCTAGAATGAATTCCTGTACGATCTTGCCTTAGTTTTGAGTGAGAGCAAGCTGTTGCAGCAGGAGTTCAAAAGGCACAGGTGTATCTAGTTCAATCACTTTTGCCTGAAGCTCAGGATACTGCTCGAAGTATCCACAAAGTTCTCGGCGTTTAGCTAAGAAGTTCTGGAGCATGTACAAAAGAATCGAATCCTTGCTGAAGAAACTCTGTCGCAGAGATTCTCGATTTCCTGAGAAAATCACTTCCCTTGTCCACGCTCTCCGAATCGTTCGCCTAAGCAGTTGGCTAAAGACACGAGCAAAGGGATAATTCAGCCAAATGATATGTGTGACTCTTTGCCAAATCAGCATTTTGGCAGAGGCCCCATGCCCGTCAATTACCCAACTATCCTCAGCAATTGCAGCTGCTACCAGTTCGCAAAACTCCTCTGATTTGCGCAGCGTC
This genomic window from SAR324 cluster bacterium contains:
- a CDS encoding EutP/PduV family microcompartment system protein translates to MLPALRIAIIGISGCGKSTLAQQLSEQYAIQYFKIDEMYWQENWTLRKSEEFCELVAAAIAEDSWVIDGHGASAKMLIWQRVTHIIWLNYPFARVFSQLLRRTIRRAWTREVIFSGNRESLRQSFFSKDSILLYMLQNFLAKRRELCGYFEQYPELQAKVIELDTPVPFELLLQQLALTQN